In Carassius carassius chromosome 19, fCarCar2.1, whole genome shotgun sequence, a single genomic region encodes these proteins:
- the si:dkey-69o16.5 gene encoding alpha-aspartyl dipeptidase-like, translated as MAPSMRRFVPGRYQNTNQYRIMKRRLLLVSNSTLHGGGYLQHLKTPDLQHCQQQIQDFFGKNVKRILFVPYALHDQDAYTKTARDKFKTLGYEVDSVHETPDPVDAVRKAEGIFIGGGNTFRLLKSLYDNKLVTEIRKRVLEDGIPYMGSSAGTNVSTISINTTNDMPIVYPPTFAAIGLVPFNINPHFLDADPNSKHMGETREQRIIQYHEEPETPCVLGLREGSMLLVEGNKATLLGSTKARLFQRGKHTTEYEPGSDLSFLLTDAQ; from the exons ATGGCTCCCTCGATGAGACGTTTCGTTCCTGGGAGATATCAAAATACAAATCAATACAG GATCATGAAGAGAAGACTTCTGCTGGTCTCTAACTCCACTCTTCATGGGGGAGGTTATctacagca tttgaaaacccctgatctacAGCACTGTCAGCAGCAGATCCAAGACTTTTTTGGAAA GAATGTAAAGAGGATCCTGTTTGTCCCATATGCACTGCATGATCAAGATGCCTATACCAAGACTGCCAGAGACAAGTTCAAGACACTGG GCTATGAGGTGGACAGTGTCCATGAGACACCAGACCCTGTGGATGCTGTTAGAAAAGCTGAAGGAATATTCATTG GCGGCGGTAATACATTCCGCCTGCTGAAATCTCTCTATGACAACAAGCTGGTGACTGAGATTAGAAAGAGAGTTCTAGAG GATGGGATACCTTACATGGGATCGAGTGCAGGTACCAATGTCTCCACCATCAGCATCAACACCACTAATGACATGCCCATAGTCTATCCACCCACGTTTGCTGCCATTGGTTTAGTGCCCTTCAACATTAACCCTCACTTCCTGGATGCTGATCCCAACAGCAAGCATATGGGG GAAACACGTGAACAGAGAATTATCCAATACCACGAGGAGCCCGAAACACCATGCGTGCTG GGTCTTCGGGAAGGCTCAATGCTCTTAGTGGAGGGAAACAAAGCCACCTTATTAGGGAGCACCAAAGCACGACTGTTCCAGAG GGGGAAGCATACTACGGAGTATGAACCGGGCAGTGATCTCAGCTTCTTACTGACAGATGCCCAGTGA
- the umps gene encoding uridine 5'-monophosphate synthase — protein MEDTNVTLDSLIMNLHDIHAVKFGTFKLKSGLTSPIYFDLRVIVSHPALMNQVADLLHKRAEDAGVEFDNVCGVPYTALPLATIICSTKQYPMLIRRKEAKDYGTKRLIEGAIRPGDRCLIVEDVVTSGSSVLETAEVLEKEGLKITDAVVLMDREQGGSARLADRGITLHSVISVSRLLDVLLKAGRIDTATSQNAERFIQENNTYISTKQNGSPAPKKCCKELSYGARAAFPDTHPLAARLLKIMEDKKTNLCVSADVTRSEELLEIADTLGPLICVLKTHVDILQDFTADVPSGLKELAIKHNFLIFEDRKFADIGNTVKHQYEGGLYQISSWAHIINAHALPGPGVLQGLGAVGRPLGHGCLLIAQMSSQGSLAAGEYTQAVVKMAEDHTDFVFGFISGSKISEKPGLVHMTPGVQMQTGGDGLGQQYSSPEDVICTKGSDIIIVGRGILASSDRLRAAEEYRTAGWQAYLKRLSQAS, from the exons ATGGAGGACACTAACGTTACTCTGGATAGTTTAATCATGAATCTGCACGACATCCACGCAGTCAAGTTTGGGACTTTCAAGTTAAAAAGTGGACTCACTTCGCCTATATATTTTGATCTTAGAGTAATAGTTTCCCATCCAGCGTTAATGAACCAG gTGGCAGATCTTCTTCATAAGCGTGCTGAGGATGCAGGAGTTGAGTTTGATAATGTGTGTGGAGTCCCTTACACAGCTCTTCCTCTGGCCACCATCATCTGCTCTACCAAACAATATCCCATGCTTATTCGACGAAAGGAGGCAAAGGACTATG GAACGAAACGTCTCATCGAGGGAGCCATCCGCCCCGGTGACAGATGTCTAATAGTAGAGGATGTCGTGACCAGTGGCAGCAGTGTTCTAGAAACTGCTGAGGTGCTTGAGAAGGAAGGTCTGAAGATCACAGATGCTGTCGTGTTAATGGACAGAGAGCAGGGAGGCAGTGCCCGGCTAGCTGACCGTGGCATCACTCTACATtcagtcatttctgtctccaGACTTCTGGATGTGTTACTTAAAGCTGGTCGAATAGACACAGCCACTTCTCAGAACGCTGAGAGGTTCATTCAAGAAAATAACACCTACATATCAACAAAGCAGAATGGCTCCCCGGCTCCTAAAAAGTGCTGTAAGGAGCTCAGCTATGGGGCTCGGGCTGCATTCCCAGACACTCACCCTCTCGCCGCCCGCCTGCTGAAGATCATGGAGGACAAGAAGACCAATCTGTGCGTGTCTGCAGATGTGACTCGTTCTGAGGAGCTGCTGGAGATTGCGGATACTTTGGGGCCACTGATTTGCGTGTTAAAGACTCATGTGGACATCCTGCAGGACTTCACTGCAGATGTCCCCAGCGGTCTGAAAGAGTTGGCTATAAAGCACAACTTCCTGATTTTTGAGGATCGCAAGTTTGCAGACATTGGAAACACAGTCAAGCATCAGTATGAAG GCGGTCTCTATCAGATCTCTTCGTGGGCGCACATCATTAATGCCCATGCGTTGCCAGGTCCTGGTGTGCTGCAGGGTCTCGGTGCAGTTGGCAGGCCTCTGGGTCACGGCTGTTTGCTCATTGCTCAGATGAGCTCGCAGGGTTCCCTAGCAGCAGGAGAATACACTCAAGCAGTG GTCAAGATGGCTGAAGACCATACAGATTTTGTGTTTGGATTCATAAGTGGATCAAAGATCAGTGAAAAGCCTGGTCTGGTTCACATGACTCCAGGAGTGCAAATGCAGACAGGAG GGGATGGACTCGGACAGCAGTATTCTAGTCCAGAAGATGTGATCTGCACTAAAGGCTCTGATATCATCATTGTGGGACGAGGCATTCTTGCCAGCTCAGATCGGCTCAGAGCTGCAGAAGAATACAGAACGGCAGGCTGGCAGGCATATCTGAAAAGACTCTCACAGGCCAGCTAA